One window of the Colletotrichum destructivum chromosome 6, complete sequence genome contains the following:
- a CDS encoding Putative alpha-D-phosphohexomutase, phosphoacetylglucosamine mutase, with the protein MSDDKIIAASKKHPIVPNHTFNYGTAGFRMKADLLDGVTFRVGLLSGLRSRKLGGQTIGVMITASHNPAVDNGVKIVDPMGDMLEQEWESYATKLVNSSSDQELVDNYKALASQLRIDLSAPARAIYGRDTRPSGHKLATALADSFDAAGVEYVDYKILTTPQLHYLTRCINTEGTPQSYGKVSETGYYEKFADAFVKALKGRKIDGQLTVDCSNGVGGPKLTEFLKHVPKDVTGFDVKVVNDDVLRPEVLNLDCGADFVKTKQRAPASPKPLPGARYCSFDGDADRLIYYYTDPDTGFFMLDGDRISTLAASFIGDLVRSAGIENDLRIGVVQTAYANGASTNYIEKHLGLPVVCTPTGVKHLHHAALKFDIGPYFEANGHGTVLFSQDAMRAFRETKPQSPAQKDALETLAAVGNLVNQTVGDALSDMLMVEVILAHKGWTLKDWASTYSDLPNRLVRVEVGNKDAFQTTDAERRLSHPAGAQDEIDQCVRKYTSARSFARASGTENACRVYAEAATRSEADELANKVAGIVKQYGGL; encoded by the exons ATGTCGGACGACAAGATCATCGCCGCTTCCAAGAAGCACCCCATCGTGCCGAACCACACCTTCAACTATGGCACTGCGGGGTTCCGGATGAAAGCCgatctcctcgacggtgTCACTTTCCGTGTCGGCTTGCTCTCTGGCCTGCGTAGCCGCAAGCTCGGTGGCCAGACCATTGGTGTTATGATCACTGCCAGCCACAACCCCGCCGTCGACAATGGTGTCAAGATTGTTGACCCTATGGGTGACATGCTCGAGCAGGAATGGGAGTCGTACGCTACCAAGCTCGTTAACAGCTCCTCGGAccaggagctcgtcgacaacTACAAGGCCTTGGCTTCCCAGCTCCGCATCGATCTCTCGGCCCCTGCCCGCGCCATTTATGGTCGGGATACCCGTCCCTCAGGCCACAAGCTTGCCACTGCTCTCGCCGACTCCTTCGATGCCGCAGGCGTCGAGTACGTCGATTACAAGATCCTCACCACTCCCCAGCTGCACTACCTCACCCGATGTATCAACACCGAGGGCACACCCCAGTCGTATGGCAAGGTCAGCGAAACGGGTTACTACGAGAAGTTCGCCGATGCGTTTGTCAAGGCCCTCAAGGGCCGTAAAATCGACGGCCAATTGACCGTAGACTGCTCCAACGGTGTCGGTGGCCCCAAATTGACCGAGTTCCTGAAGCATGTCCCCAAGGACGTGACTGGCTTCGACGTCAAGgtcgtcaacgacgacgtcctccgCCCCGAGGtcctcaacctcgac TGCGGAGCAGACTTCGTCAAGACCAAGCAGCGCGCCCCTGCCTCTCCCAAGCCTCTCCCTGGCGCCCGCTACTGCTCcttcgatggcgatgccgaccGCCTGATCTACTACTACACCGACCCGGATACTGGCTTCTTCATGCTAGACGGCGACCGGATATCCACCTTGGCTGCTTCCTTCATCGGTGACCTCGTCCGTTCGGCTGGTATTGAGAATGACCTACGCATCGGTGTTGTTCAGACCGCCTATGCCAACGGTGCTAGCACCAACTATATTGAGAAGCATCTTGGACTGCCTGTTGTGTGCACGCCCACTGGCGTCAAGCACCTGCACCACGCCGCCCTCAAGTTCGACATCGGTCCCTACTTCGAGGCCAACGGCCACGGCACCGTCCTCTTCAGCCAGGACGCCATGCGTGCTTTCCGTGAGACGAAGCCCCAGTCACCCGCCCAGAAGGATGCCCTTGAGACCCTGGCTGCTGTCGGCAATCTCGTTAACCAGACGGTCGGCGATGCCCTATCCGACATGCTGATGGTCGAGGTGATCCTCGCCCACAAGGGCTGGACGCTTAAGGACTGGGCCTCGACCTACTCGGATCTCCCAAaccgcctcgtccgcgtcgAGGTTGGCAACAAGGATGCTTTCCAGACtaccgacgccgagcgccGCCTGAGCCATCCCGCGGGTGCCCAGGACGAGATTGACCAGTGTGTTAGAAAGTACACCAGCGCTCGTTCTTTTGCTCGCGCCAGTGGTACCGAGAACGCCTGCCGCGTGTATGCCGAGGCGGCCACCCGCTCCGAAGCCGATGAGCTGGCGAACAAGGTTGCCGGCATCGTGAAGCAGTACGGTGGGCTGTAG
- a CDS encoding Putative BRCT domain, DNA-directed DNA polymerase X, DNA polymerase beta-like protein — translation MTDTNTSFRDKARFFRQLETLGGQSDDNDNDEFQEAELRNRQQLKAFQAAVQPRQPLQKKTLQESQSQPQPQSQSQSPLPQRLSPTPRQTSSVPVPASPTDSGRKDFIERTPLAEIKGSGRREAPAADSFIEDTPIPDSLARPPLQPIPSLTRSVATPLSVVKHMLPRRVDNSPSVAAMKKRKRDPPIKTVPEEQQIFRGLRLYFIPNDDIAPARKIRIRKAQEFGASWVRSLESATHVIVDRNLDWKSIESIVRPKNGTSPYLVLSEEYPLDCLRFKTLLNAQQKQYLVSGCPGPFSAPAEPPAESRGAQPLTTILPDLPLKSRQKNPQKWEYVPLSTPSRDQQSARITAEEDVAGAPTSTLMDITDIVQPLNTHRAMRQGRIDSDSGSPSVIEKPTSTPEDELEGVISQMQQFRGLPLGHDDDDTTTSTQPPEEDSSGGGNSSDDERQWKKRAVVKARGRKDMAWEDKFACHKGGTKGGDETNPNGRTIEILQQMCNYYERINDTWRPIAYRKAITQLKRQPNKISTAEEAIRLPGVGQRLADKIEEIVTTNRLQRLENAEQEPMDEILQMFLRIYGVGSIQASHFISQGFRTLEDLKEKARLTPNQRIGIEHYDDLNTRISRSEIELLGAVVRSEAAKLDPAVQLIIGGSYRRGADDSGDIDFLITKKGTRATSELVPFLHQLVKTLETQEFLVARLAGSREESDGSKWHGCCVLPKTRGVNDENYRRVWRRVDFLLVPETEMGAALIYFTGNDIFNRSIRLLASKKGMRLNQRGLYKDVMRGPGRVKLTEGELVEGQDERKIFEILGVKWREPHERWC, via the coding sequence ATGACCGACACAAACACGTCCTTCAGAGATAAAGCGCGGTTTTTCCGCCAGCTTGAAACTCTCGGTGGACAAAGTGatgacaacgacaacgacgagtTTCAGGAGGCTGAGCTACGTAATAGACAACAACTAAAGGCCTTCCAAGCCGCAGTGCAACCCCGACAGCCACTTCAAAAGAAGACACTACAAGagtcgcagtcgcagccgcagccgcagtcGCAATCGCAgtctccccttccccaacGACTGAGCCCAACCCCTAGACAGACATCGTCCGTTCCGGTCCCGGCTTCGCCTACGGATTCCGGACGCAAGGACTTTATCGAGCGGACCCCACTTGCCGAAATCAAGGGTTCCGGAAGGAGGGAAGCTCCTGCCGCGGATAGCTTCATCGAAGACACACCCATACCGGATTCCTTAGCTCGGCCACCGCTTCAGCCAATTCCAAGTCTCACTAGAAGCGTCGCTACGCCTTTGTCAGTCGTCAAGCACATGCTGCCTCGCCGGGTCGACAATTCCCCCTCTGTCGCCgccatgaagaagaggaagcgaGACCCTCCCATCAAGACTGTGCCCGAGGAGCAGCAGATTTTTCGAGGCTTGCGGCTCTACTTCATTCCCAACGATGACATTGCACCGGCCAGGAAGATCCGTATACGGAAAGCCCAGGAGTTCGGCGCATCTTGGGTGAGGTCTTTGGAGAGCGCGACCCACGTTATAGTTGACAGGAACTTGGACTGGAAAAGCATCGAGTCGATCGTTCGACCAAAGAATGGAACATCTCCATATCTTGTTCTCAGTGAAGAGTACCCTTTGGATTGTCTAAGATTTAAAACTCTTCTCAATGCTCAACAGAAGCAGTATCTGGTCTCTGGATGCCCAGGACCATTTTCTGCCCCAGCGGAACCTCCAGCTGAATCTCGCGGTGCCCAGCCATTGACAACAATCTTGCCGGATTTGCCACTCAAGTCCCGTCAGAAGAATCCACAGAAATGGGAATATGTACCGCTATCGACTCCATCCAGGGACCAACAGTCTGCTAGGATTACGGCTGAGGAGGATGTGGCTGGTGCACCAACATCTACCCTAATGGATATCACAGATATCGTACAGCCACTAAACACACATAGGGCCATGAGGCAAGGTAGAATTGACTCCGATAGTGGATCTCCTTCAGTTATTGAGAAGCCGACATCCACACCCGAGGATGAACTGGAAGGTGTCATTTCACAGATGCAACAGTTTAGGGGTCTACCGCTGGgccatgacgacgatgacacgacaacctcgacgcAACCGCCGGAAGAGGACTCTAGTGGAGGTGGAAATAGCTCCGATGACGAGCGGCaatggaagaagagggcagTTGTAAAGGCTCGGGGTCGTAAAGACATGGCGTGGGAGGACAAGTTCGCATGCCATAAAGGGGGCACCAAAGGTGGTGACGAAACGAACCCGAATGGTCGTACAATTGAGATTTTGCAGCAAATGTGCAATTACTACGAGCGTATCAACGACACCTGGCGTCCCATTGCTTACAGGAAGGCCATAACACAGCTCAAGCGGCAACCAAACAAGATATCTACGGCTGAGGAGGCAATCCGACTGCCTGGGGTGGGCCAACGATTGGCTGACAAGATTGAGGAAATCGTTACGACGAACCGGCTCCAACGACTGGAGAATGCGGAACAAGAGCCCATGGACGAGATCTTGCAGATGTTCCTCAGGATTTACGGCGTAGGCAGTATACAAGCAAGCCACTTCATTTCGCAAGGGTTTCGGACACTAGAGGACCTGAAAGAGAAAGCAAGGCTCACCCCAAACCAGCGAATCGGCATCGAGCACTACGACGACCTCAACACGCGCATCTCTCGGTCCGAGATCGAGCTTCTCGGGGCAGTCGTGAGATCGGAGGCGGCAAAGCTAGATCCTGCAGTGCAGCTTATCATTGGAGGGAGTTATCGTCGAGGCGCCGATGACAGCGGCGACATTGATTTCCTCATCACCAAGAAGGGGACGAGAGCGACGTCTGAACTCGTACCATTCTTGCACCAGTTGGTCAAGACACTGGAGACGCAGGAGTTTCTCGTTGCGAGACTTGCAGGATCTCGAGAGGAATCGGACGGCAGCAAGTGGCACGGGTGCTGCGTTCTCCCTAAAACTAGGGGCGTCAACGACGAAAATTACCGGCGGGTTTGGAGGCGTGTGGACTTCCTCTTGGTTCCAGAGACGGAGATGGGTGCGGCGCTGATATATTTCACGGGAAATGACATTTTCAACCGAAGCATACGGTTGTTGGCATCGAAGAAGGGCATGCGGCTTAATCAGAGGGGCCTCTACAAGGACGTGATGAGGGGTCCTGGGCGCGTCAAACTGACAGAGGGCGAGCTGGTGGAGGGACAGGACGAAAGGAAGATCTTTGAGATACTGGGGGTTAAGTGGAGGGAGCCTCATGAgagatggtgttga
- a CDS encoding Putative zn(2)Cys(6) fungal-type DNA-binding domain-containing protein translates to MSAPSNSSSPLISTRRRACTACQQAKRRCDQRLPRCGRCTQKGLEDCNYPSLEAAVAAADFNFFTDVLSGSAGTPTGSLHNIMPVPVVPETETPWSLFYGNAAAPSPSPSVMSPPASDCISRDAVFYCNEQFRCFPRRWVGQNGVAPFIHPALYLPTTNGADGLPPVLQDCFCACAAYAAKNDENSALVLGVVEAKATALLYVPEQATWTLPQQVAALQALVMYQIMRWFDGDIRQRVLADSVEPMLAAWTSALQSRVGAAVFTEEAVPPSVIPEVTAHVPPPQQSSSATSSYPQHQQHQQQHDLSPDNSRSNTPGGGGRLTKEELKAAWRRWLMAESIRRVLIMAHLVRAVYATAKQGGAYGKLGGSGSAGGSGGHPHPHLHHHIMGLSDMGFTAQARLWAATTAERWSRSRESDTAWWVSRMDFSGLLALADPREVDEFTVMLGVVFRGKDVVEDWITHGPGGM, encoded by the coding sequence ATGTCGGCCCCGTCGAACTCGTCGTCACCCCTCATATCGACCCGGCGCCGCGCCTGCACTGCGTGTCAGCAGGCGAAGCGCCGATGCGACCAACGCCTCCCACGCTGTGGCCGGTGCACCCAAAAGGGGTTGGAGGACTGCAACTACCCgtccctcgaggccgccgttgcAGCCGCCGACTTCAACTTCTTCACAGACGTCCTCAGCGGCTCCGCCGGCACCCCGACCGGCTCCCTCCACAACATCATGCCCGTCCCCGTCGTGCCGGAGACGGAGACCCCGTGGTCCCTGTTCTATGGAAACGCtgccgcgccgtcgccctccccttccgtcATGTCCCCGCCCGCCAGCGACTGCATCTCGAGAGACGCCGTCTTTTACTGCAACGAGCAGTTCAGGTGCTTCCCGCGGCGTTGGGTGGGCCAGAACGGCGTCGCCCCCTTCATCCACCCAGCCCTCTACCTACCCACCACgaacggcgccgacggtctGCCCCCCGTCCTACAGGACTGCTTCTGCGCGTGCGCCGCGTACGCGGCCAAGAACGACGAAAACtcggccctcgtcctcggcgtcgtcgaggccaaggccacgGCCCTCCTCTACGTGCCCGAACAGGCAACTTGGACCCTCCCACAGCAGGTCGCCGCCCTACAGGCGCTGGTCATGTACCAGATCATGCGGTGGTTCGACGGCGACATCCGCCAGCGCGTGCTCGCCGATTCGGTCGAGCCCATGCTCGCGGCGTGGACGTCGGCCCTGCAATCCCGCGTGGGAGCCGCCGTTTTCACCGAAGAGGCCGTGCCCCCCTCCGTCATCCCGGAAGTGACAGCGCACgttccgccgccgcaacaatcctcgtcggccacgTCATCTTACCcacagcatcagcagcatcagcagcagcacgacCTCTCGCCGGATAATTCGCGCTCCAACACtcccggaggaggaggccgtctGACGAAGGAGGAGCTGAAGGCGGCGTGGCGCCGGTGGCTGATGGCCGAGTCAATACGCCGCGTGCTCATCATGGCACACCTTGTCCGCGCGGTATACGCCACGGCGAAGCAGGGCGGCGCGTACGGCAAGCTCGGGGGCTCGGGATCCGCCGGCGGCAGTGGGGGGCATCCGCATCCTCACCTCCACCACCATATCATGGGGCTCTCGGACATGGGGTTCACGGCGCAGGCACGGCTGTGGgccgccacgacggcggagcGCTGGAGCCGGTCGCGCGAGAGTGACACGGCGTGGTGGGTCAGCCGGATGGACTTTTCGGGCCTGCTCGCTCTCGCAGACCCGCGCGAGGTGGACGAGTTCACTGTCATGCTTGGCGTCGTGTTCCGGGGcaaggacgtcgtcgaggactgGATCACGCATGGGCCCGGTGGCATGTGA
- a CDS encoding Putative protein arginine N-methyltransferase, whose protein sequence is MGNDTHMEVDAAEQKLKGMEHSEQHYFKSYDHHGIHEEMLKDEVRTRSYMNAIVQNKHLFKDKVVLDVGCGTAILSMFAVKAGAKHVIGVDMSTIIFKAREIVKVNGMSDKITLIQGKMEEVELPFPKVDIIISEWMGYFLLYESMLDTVLYARDRYLNPDGLIFPDKATIFVAGIEDGDYKDEKIGFWDNVYGFDYSPLKATALSEPLVDTVEIKAVVTDPTPVLTLDLYKCQVSDLAFTTPFRLSARRDDFIHALVAWFDIDFTAAHKPIRFSTGPHTKYTHWKQTVFYLKDMLTMSTGEEVDGTLHVKPNERNRRDLDIKIEYKFLTEDPTRAAEGVCEYKMC, encoded by the exons ATGGGCAACGACACGCATATGGAGgttgatgccgccgagcagaAGCTCAAGGGCATGGAGCACTCTGAGCAGCACTACTTCAAGAG CTACGACCATCATG GCATTCACGAGGAGATGTTG AAAGACGAGGTCCGCACGCGCTCCTACATGAATGCCATTGTTCAGAACAAGCACCTGTTTAAGGACAAGGTCGTTCTCGACGTTGGCTGTGGAACTGCCATTCTGTCCAT GTTCGCCGTCAAGGCTGGCGCGAAGCACGTCATCGGTGTCGACATGtccaccatcatcttcaagGCGCGCGAGATCGTCAAGGTGAACGGCATGTCTGACAAGATCACCCTGATTCAGGGcaagatggaggaggtcgagctcCCCTTCCCCAAGGTCGACATTATTATTTCCGAGTGGATGGGATACTTCCTTCTCTACGAGTCCATGCTGGACACCGTTCTGTACGCCCGTGACCGCTACCTGAACCCCGACGGTCTCATCTTCCCCGACAAGGCCACCATCTTCGTTGCCGGtatcgaggacggcgactACAAGGATGAGAAGATTGGAT TCTGGGACAACGTGTACGGCTTTGACTACAGTCCGCTCAAGGCCACGGCCCTGTCCGAGCCTCTCGTCGACACAGTCGAGATCAAGGCTGTCGTGACGGACCCCACGCCCGTCCTGACCCTGGACCTGTACAAGTGCCAGGTGTCGGACCTTGCCTTTACCACCCCCTTCCGCCTCTCCGCCCGCCGTGACGACTTTATCCACGCGCTCGTCGCCTGGTTCGACATTGacttcaccgccgcccacaaGCCCATCCGCTTCTCCACCGGCCCTCACACCAAGTACACCCACTGGAAGCAGACCGTCTTCTACCTCAAGGACATGCTCACCATGTCCACCGGTGAGGAGGTTGACGGCACTCTGCACGTCAAGCCCAACGAGAGGAACCGTCGTGACCTTGACATCAAGATCGAGTACAAGTTCTTGACCGAGGACCCCACCCgtgccgccgagggcgtctgTGAGTACAAGATGTGCTAA